In Planctomycetota bacterium, the following are encoded in one genomic region:
- a CDS encoding response regulator — protein sequence MRTVLVVDDEPCVRQLYRDAFEEEGYRVLEAADGQSALDLLAAHGADVAVLDIQMPHVHGIEMVARLHSLRPHLPVIVCSALPKLFNEYAFWNARDQVAALLAKPVEVRALLECAERALRAKAPGPAPAALPEGMEACQHPTPPPGQAIASPRPRH from the coding sequence ATGAGAACGGTGCTCGTGGTAGACGACGAACCGTGTGTGCGGCAGCTCTACCGGGACGCCTTCGAGGAGGAAGGCTACCGCGTGCTCGAGGCCGCCGACGGCCAGTCGGCCCTCGATCTCCTGGCCGCGCACGGGGCGGACGTTGCGGTGCTCGACATCCAGATGCCGCACGTCCACGGCATCGAGATGGTGGCGCGGCTGCACAGCCTGCGCCCCCACCTGCCGGTGATCGTCTGCTCGGCCCTGCCCAAGCTGTTCAACGAGTATGCCTTCTGGAACGCCAGGGACCAGGTGGCGGCCCTGCTGGCGAAGCCCGTGGAGGTGCGCGCCCTGCTCGAATGCGCCGAGCGCGCCCTGAGGGCCAAGGCCCCGGGGCCAGCGCCCGCGGCCCTGCCCGAAGGCATGGAAGCCTGCCAGCACCCCACCCCTCCGCCTGGGCAAGCCATCGCAAGCCCACGGCCGCGGCACTAG